In Pedobacter sp. WC2423, the following are encoded in one genomic region:
- a CDS encoding patatin-like phospholipase family protein gives MRKKVGLVLSGGGIRGIAHLGVLKALKNAGVTFSHISGTSAGAIVGAFYAAGIDPEHALDIFIKTRLLRFVRPSLGALGLVSIEHTEQLLMEYFPDNKIENLKIPLTIAATNFSEGKLVYFTTGHLIKAVQASSCIPGIFKPIMIDGKMYVDGGILNNFPIEPLLNNCDFIIGSSCNHLKPVNVMTNITALMSRAGLMSVNKDMEQKSAFCNLLIEPKGMGEIGTFDMKKAETIYWLAYEETLKTIQYNEAFKELIKEINTPDEDL, from the coding sequence ATGAGGAAGAAAGTAGGGCTTGTTTTATCGGGAGGCGGAATCAGAGGCATTGCTCACCTTGGTGTTTTAAAAGCATTAAAGAATGCAGGAGTAACCTTTAGCCATATCAGCGGAACAAGTGCAGGGGCGATAGTAGGTGCGTTTTATGCCGCAGGAATAGATCCCGAACATGCATTGGATATCTTTATTAAAACCAGGCTGCTGCGTTTTGTAAGGCCTTCTTTAGGTGCATTGGGATTGGTGAGTATTGAACATACTGAGCAATTGCTGATGGAATATTTTCCGGATAATAAGATAGAGAACCTGAAGATCCCGCTAACTATTGCGGCAACGAATTTTAGTGAGGGCAAACTGGTCTATTTTACAACAGGACATTTAATCAAAGCTGTACAGGCTTCCTCTTGTATTCCAGGAATTTTCAAGCCCATTATGATTGACGGAAAGATGTATGTAGACGGTGGAATTCTGAATAACTTCCCGATTGAACCTTTGCTGAATAATTGTGATTTTATTATCGGATCTTCTTGTAATCACCTGAAGCCGGTAAATGTGATGACCAATATCACCGCTTTAATGTCCAGAGCAGGATTAATGTCTGTAAATAAAGATATGGAACAGAAATCAGCCTTTTGTAACCTCTTGATTGAACCTAAAGGAATGGGGGAAATCGGCACTTTTGACATGAAAAAAGCTGAGACCATTTACTGGCTGGCTTATGAAGAAACGCTGAAAACCATTCAGTACAATGAAGCTTTTAAAGAATTGATCAAAGAAATTAATACGCCGGACGAAGACTTATAA
- the gldB gene encoding gliding motility lipoprotein GldB — MNYNVKHLQIYLIFLCVATFFSCKQTGKPNVDDIKLAIKIERFDQDLYAGKHKKLADADLMLRKKYNYFYDDYIHRMVGDRSYSDAEILTTLYNDQAYTDLNQEADSVFRDMKPIENDLTRTFKYIKYYYPETRIPRFISFVSGFAVQTPVGDGYMGIGLDMFLGKDSKFYSAIVKSVPLYLSRRFTPDYVVPRITETFAREELFPEKDEDHSLLAKMVENGKILYFMDKVLDDQTPDTLKIGYTTKQLEWCKTFEGNIWAYLIENKLLFETDNQKIQLYLSEAPFTPGLGIKNESAPKLGVWIGWQMVRKYMTENPKVTLQELMKEPDPQKILNGAKYKPKM, encoded by the coding sequence ATGAACTATAACGTTAAACATCTTCAAATCTATCTAATTTTTCTGTGTGTCGCCACATTTTTTTCCTGTAAACAGACAGGGAAGCCTAACGTGGATGATATTAAGCTTGCTATTAAGATTGAAAGGTTTGATCAGGACTTGTATGCGGGGAAGCATAAAAAGCTGGCAGATGCAGATTTAATGCTGCGTAAAAAGTACAATTACTTTTATGATGACTATATCCACAGAATGGTCGGTGACAGAAGTTACAGTGATGCCGAAATCTTAACAACATTATATAATGATCAGGCTTATACAGACCTGAATCAGGAAGCAGATAGTGTGTTCCGGGATATGAAACCTATCGAAAATGATTTGACCCGGACCTTCAAATACATTAAATATTACTATCCTGAAACCAGGATCCCGAGGTTCATTTCTTTCGTTTCCGGTTTTGCTGTTCAGACTCCGGTAGGAGACGGCTATATGGGCATTGGACTGGATATGTTTTTAGGTAAAGACAGTAAATTTTACAGCGCGATTGTAAAAAGTGTTCCCTTATATTTATCACGGCGGTTTACTCCTGATTATGTGGTACCCCGGATCACGGAGACTTTTGCCAGAGAAGAACTCTTTCCTGAAAAAGATGAAGACCATTCCCTGTTAGCTAAAATGGTAGAGAACGGAAAGATTCTCTATTTCATGGATAAGGTACTGGATGATCAAACTCCGGATACGCTTAAAATAGGTTATACAACAAAACAACTGGAATGGTGTAAAACCTTTGAAGGCAATATCTGGGCATACCTGATTGAGAACAAGCTATTGTTTGAAACTGACAACCAGAAAATACAGCTATATCTGAGTGAAGCACCTTTTACTCCTGGTTTAGGGATCAAAAATGAATCTGCTCCCAAACTGGGTGTATGGATAGGCTGGCAGATGGTCAGAAAATACATGACCGAAAATCCAAAAGTTACTTTGCAGGAACTCATGAAAGAGCCGGATCCGCAAAAGATATTAAATGGGGCAAAATATAAACCCAAAATGTAA
- a CDS encoding porin family protein — translation MKQILTGLLLTFLTTTAFAQQGADPYYGFRLGLTAHPTFGWAKPENGKGNGFSMGFSYGLLADLNFAENYSLSTGLTITTINGKTTEINPSPYYDAAAYPNPTPYDLKYKLQYLEVPLTLKLKTEKIGDIRWYGQFGLSNGFNIGARQDVSIAGKSIVQDDHIKKNTNFYRAGLIVGAGLEYDVAKNTSITTGLTLNNGFTDISSAAGRSVRNHYMSLNFGVFF, via the coding sequence ATGAAACAAATATTGACCGGACTTTTACTGACATTTTTAACAACTACTGCTTTTGCACAACAAGGAGCTGATCCTTACTATGGTTTCAGACTTGGCTTAACAGCACATCCTACTTTTGGCTGGGCTAAACCTGAAAATGGTAAAGGCAATGGTTTTAGTATGGGTTTCTCTTATGGTTTACTGGCTGATCTGAACTTTGCAGAAAACTATAGTCTCTCCACAGGATTGACGATCACAACCATTAATGGTAAAACCACAGAGATTAATCCAAGTCCTTATTACGATGCTGCGGCTTATCCGAATCCGACACCTTACGATCTGAAGTATAAGTTACAGTACCTGGAGGTTCCTTTGACTTTAAAGTTGAAAACTGAAAAGATAGGAGATATACGCTGGTACGGACAATTCGGTCTTTCCAATGGTTTTAATATCGGTGCGAGGCAGGATGTTTCTATTGCCGGAAAAAGCATTGTGCAGGATGATCATATCAAAAAGAATACAAACTTTTACCGTGCTGGGCTGATTGTTGGTGCCGGACTGGAATATGATGTGGCAAAAAATACAAGTATAACTACAGGGTTAACATTAAATAATGGATTTACGGATATTTCTTCTGCTGCAGGCAGAAGTGTACGTAACCATTATATGAGTTTAAATTTCGGGGTATTCTTTTAG
- a CDS encoding NAD+ synthase, which produces MKIALAQLNYHIGNFELNTKKIIEHIRLAKADGVDLVVFAELAVCGYPPRDFLEFEEFISLCEEAGKEIAEHCTGIACIVGLPVRNEEVAGKDLYNAAYFIEEKQIKSIARKALLPNYDVFDEYRYFEPATSFECIDFKGVKIALTICEDLWNINNNPLYVSNPMDELIKEHPDVMINIAASPFSYQHDDERRIVLADNAKKYNLPLLYVNQVGAQTEIIFDGGSMAFDQDGNMLDEMDYFKEQLKIYTLADGKIEGDILVHQPMSDVAQIHDALVLGIKDYFAKSGFSKAVLGLSGGIDSAIVCALACRALGAENVMAVLMPSKYSSDHSIKDALDLVENFGCMHEIISIAEAADAFDSMMAGAFKGLPFNLTEENIQARSRGIVVMAMSNKFGYILLNTSNKSECAVGYGTLYGDMCGAIGVIGDVYKTQIYELAHYINKDGEVIPENTIVKPPSAELRPGQKDSDSLPDYDTLDTILFQFIELKKSSKDIIAMGYEEGLVRRVIKMVNGAEFKRYQTPPILRVSPKAFGSGRRMPIVGKYLA; this is translated from the coding sequence ATGAAGATAGCATTGGCACAGCTGAATTACCATATTGGTAATTTTGAGCTGAACACAAAAAAGATAATTGAGCATATCCGGTTGGCAAAAGCTGATGGGGTTGATCTGGTTGTATTTGCAGAACTCGCTGTTTGTGGTTATCCTCCGCGTGATTTCCTGGAATTTGAAGAGTTTATTTCTCTTTGCGAGGAAGCCGGGAAAGAGATTGCGGAACATTGTACCGGGATTGCTTGTATTGTTGGATTGCCGGTTAGAAATGAAGAAGTAGCAGGTAAGGATCTGTACAATGCAGCTTATTTTATAGAAGAAAAACAGATTAAGTCTATTGCGCGTAAGGCATTGCTGCCTAATTACGATGTTTTTGATGAATACCGTTATTTTGAGCCTGCTACATCTTTTGAGTGTATTGATTTTAAGGGTGTTAAAATTGCATTGACAATTTGTGAGGATCTGTGGAATATTAATAATAATCCGTTGTATGTTTCTAATCCGATGGATGAACTGATCAAAGAGCATCCTGATGTGATGATTAATATTGCCGCATCTCCGTTTTCTTATCAGCACGATGATGAACGCAGAATTGTATTAGCAGACAATGCGAAGAAGTATAATTTACCTTTATTGTATGTGAACCAGGTTGGGGCGCAGACGGAGATCATTTTTGATGGTGGTTCTATGGCCTTTGATCAGGATGGGAATATGCTGGATGAAATGGATTATTTCAAGGAGCAGCTGAAGATATATACACTTGCTGACGGAAAGATTGAGGGTGATATTTTAGTGCATCAGCCGATGTCTGATGTCGCTCAGATTCATGATGCGCTGGTGTTGGGGATCAAGGATTATTTTGCGAAGTCCGGTTTTTCTAAAGCGGTATTAGGGCTGTCTGGCGGGATTGATTCTGCGATTGTATGTGCGCTGGCCTGCCGGGCATTGGGTGCGGAGAATGTAATGGCAGTCTTGATGCCGAGCAAGTATTCTTCGGATCATTCTATTAAGGATGCGCTGGATTTAGTGGAGAATTTTGGTTGTATGCATGAGATTATTTCTATTGCAGAGGCTGCGGATGCTTTTGATAGTATGATGGCTGGTGCTTTTAAGGGTTTGCCTTTTAATTTAACCGAAGAGAATATCCAGGCGAGAAGCAGGGGAATTGTAGTGATGGCGATGTCTAATAAGTTTGGCTATATTTTACTGAATACTTCAAATAAGAGTGAGTGTGCGGTAGGGTATGGTACTTTGTATGGTGATATGTGTGGTGCGATAGGGGTGATTGGAGATGTTTATAAGACTCAGATTTATGAGCTGGCTCATTATATCAATAAGGATGGGGAAGTAATTCCTGAAAATACGATCGTTAAGCCGCCTTCTGCGGAGTTAAGACCGGGTCAGAAGGATTCTGATTCATTGCCTGATTATGATACGCTGGATACGATTCTTTTTCAGTTTATTGAGCTGAAGAAGAGTTCGAAAGATATTATTGCGATGGGGTATGAAGAAGGGTTAGTGAGAAGGGTTATTAAAATGGTCAATGGTGCAGAGTTTAAAAGGTATCAGACACCTCCGATTCTGAGGGTTTCTCCAAAGGCTTTTGGAAGTGGCAGGAGAATGCCAATTGTCGGGAAGTATCTGGCTTAG
- the lnt gene encoding apolipoprotein N-acyltransferase, translating to MKAIQTYLLALLSAFLLWLAWPPHTFTAPVLFVGLVPLFIALDQIIAKREPKTGKKVFLTAGLTFLVWNTACIYWVYNAISAYNNPAVALVISLIPYGLGALLMTFAFWLYYRFRTVVSSQRIAYLALVSFWLGMEYLHATWDLAFPWMTLGNGLAGMHQLAQWYETTGVYGGSIWILVSNILAFEAYKAFKANTGYLKIRPAMGWLIFLIVPAGISLIKYYGYKEKNLPVNVVVVQPNIDPYEKMGGITPVEQLKTLIHLSDSVAQVNTEYFIWPETAIPSYANEDRIRSTTEYMAAQSFLNKYKNGTLITGIESLKLYNDKSTISAKFDPDNKQYYDNFNSAMQVENSANVQFYHKSKLIPGVEKMPFPKALSFLAPVFAGLGGTVSGWGWQEKPGVFYSQNGVGVAPVICYESLWGSWIGESVKNGAQMIAIITNDGWWGNTSGKDQHFLYAKLRAIETRRWVVRSANTGISGFINQRGDIVKQSSWWTRDALKMDINLNDQLTFYVKSGDIIPQILSLVGLVLALFIPYKTYFKKKKA from the coding sequence ATGAAAGCGATACAAACCTACCTGCTCGCCCTGTTAAGTGCATTTTTATTATGGCTGGCATGGCCACCGCATACTTTTACTGCTCCTGTTTTATTTGTGGGTCTTGTGCCTCTTTTTATCGCACTTGATCAAATAATTGCTAAAAGAGAGCCAAAAACAGGCAAAAAGGTTTTCCTTACTGCGGGTTTAACTTTCCTGGTCTGGAATACAGCTTGCATTTATTGGGTATACAACGCGATCAGTGCCTATAACAATCCGGCTGTCGCCTTGGTAATCTCGCTGATCCCTTATGGACTTGGTGCTTTATTGATGACTTTTGCCTTCTGGCTTTACTACCGTTTCAGAACTGTGGTCAGCAGCCAGCGTATTGCCTATCTGGCTTTGGTCAGCTTTTGGTTAGGTATGGAATATTTACATGCCACCTGGGATCTTGCTTTTCCCTGGATGACATTGGGTAATGGTCTTGCCGGAATGCATCAGCTTGCACAATGGTACGAGACTACCGGTGTATATGGCGGATCAATCTGGATACTGGTTAGTAATATCCTTGCTTTTGAAGCTTATAAAGCCTTTAAAGCGAATACTGGCTATCTTAAAATCAGACCTGCAATGGGCTGGCTGATCTTTCTGATTGTACCTGCCGGAATTTCCCTGATCAAATATTACGGTTACAAAGAAAAAAATCTGCCTGTTAATGTCGTTGTGGTACAGCCAAACATTGATCCTTACGAAAAGATGGGCGGCATTACCCCTGTTGAACAGCTAAAAACGCTTATTCATCTGTCAGATTCTGTAGCACAAGTCAATACCGAATATTTTATATGGCCGGAAACAGCTATTCCGAGTTATGCGAACGAAGACCGTATCCGCAGCACTACAGAATACATGGCTGCACAATCCTTCCTGAATAAATACAAAAACGGAACGTTGATCACGGGTATAGAAAGCCTTAAATTATACAATGACAAAAGCACTATTTCTGCTAAATTCGATCCGGACAACAAACAATATTACGACAACTTTAATTCTGCAATGCAGGTGGAGAACTCGGCAAACGTTCAGTTCTATCACAAATCCAAACTGATACCCGGCGTAGAAAAAATGCCTTTCCCAAAAGCATTGTCTTTCCTTGCCCCTGTATTTGCTGGCCTTGGAGGAACAGTTTCCGGCTGGGGATGGCAGGAAAAGCCTGGTGTATTTTATTCTCAGAATGGTGTAGGTGTAGCTCCGGTAATCTGTTACGAATCGCTATGGGGAAGCTGGATTGGAGAATCTGTTAAAAACGGTGCGCAAATGATTGCAATCATTACTAACGATGGCTGGTGGGGAAATACTTCGGGTAAAGACCAGCATTTCCTTTACGCTAAACTCCGTGCAATAGAAACCCGCAGATGGGTAGTACGCTCCGCTAATACCGGAATTTCAGGTTTCATCAACCAGCGCGGAGACATTGTCAAACAATCGTCCTGGTGGACACGTGACGCGCTGAAAATGGATATAAACCTAAATGATCAGCTTACCTTCTATGTAAAAAGCGGAGATATCATTCCTCAGATCCTGAGTTTAGTTGGTTTGGTACTGGCCCTGTTCATTCCGTACAAAACTTACTTCAAAAAGAAAAAAGCATAA
- a CDS encoding PH domain-containing protein, whose amino-acid sequence MNLIDRFLSDEQDPKAVEKVLGKLNDMLTTNEELIYLAVQKRPAVNLLPDCIVVSNKRIFYCEPANFGITMNFKDISWKSIKEISFKEEIFGSKFICVPQHGENIITEYIPKVQARKLYQAAYEQLEAFKEQLRQTELEEKRAQQPAPAAPVTPLADLPVQENIPAEEPVEAYVAPVVAEEPEDETTLKLRKLKTLYDKQLITQAEYEAKKADILDTF is encoded by the coding sequence ATGAATTTAATAGATAGATTTTTAAGTGATGAGCAGGATCCTAAAGCTGTTGAAAAAGTTTTAGGCAAGCTGAACGACATGTTAACGACCAATGAGGAACTGATTTACCTTGCGGTACAAAAAAGACCAGCAGTAAATCTTCTTCCTGATTGTATAGTAGTCAGCAATAAGCGTATCTTTTATTGTGAGCCGGCAAACTTCGGGATTACCATGAACTTCAAGGACATTTCCTGGAAAAGCATTAAAGAGATCTCTTTCAAGGAAGAAATCTTTGGTTCTAAATTCATCTGTGTACCGCAGCATGGAGAAAACATCATTACGGAATACATCCCTAAAGTACAGGCCAGAAAACTGTACCAGGCCGCTTATGAGCAGCTGGAAGCTTTCAAAGAACAACTAAGACAAACTGAACTGGAAGAGAAAAGAGCACAACAGCCAGCTCCGGCAGCTCCGGTTACACCGCTTGCAGACCTGCCTGTTCAGGAAAACATCCCTGCCGAAGAACCTGTGGAAGCTTATGTAGCCCCTGTGGTTGCAGAAGAACCAGAAGATGAAACGACTTTGAAATTAAGGAAGTTAAAGACGCTTTACGACAAACAACTCATTACCCAGGCTGAATACGAGGCTAAAAAAGCCGACATACTAGATACTTTTTAA
- the rsmI gene encoding 16S rRNA (cytidine(1402)-2'-O)-methyltransferase: MGGKLFLVPTPIGNLEDMTFRAVRVLKEADVILAEDTRTSAPLLKHFSIDKKAYSHHQHNEHKATSEIIKFLKEGKNVALISDAGTPAISDPGFFLVREVLKNDLPVECLPGATAFVPALVNSGLPTDSFVFEGFLPVKKGRQTRLKKLADEERTIVLYESPHRLLKTLEEFAQFFGEERQASVSRELTKMYEETVRGTLVEIKSHFENNILKGEFVICVAGKEETKKEKRSYEKD, from the coding sequence ATGGGCGGTAAACTATTTCTGGTTCCTACACCAATCGGCAATCTGGAAGATATGACTTTCAGGGCTGTCCGCGTTTTAAAGGAAGCAGATGTTATCCTGGCTGAGGATACCCGTACAAGTGCGCCTTTACTGAAGCATTTCAGCATTGATAAAAAAGCGTATTCGCATCACCAGCACAATGAGCACAAGGCTACTTCAGAAATTATTAAGTTTCTGAAGGAAGGCAAAAATGTAGCGCTGATTTCGGATGCCGGAACACCTGCGATCTCCGATCCGGGCTTCTTTCTGGTCAGAGAAGTGTTAAAAAATGATTTACCGGTAGAATGTTTACCAGGTGCAACTGCTTTTGTACCTGCACTCGTCAACTCAGGTCTACCTACAGATTCATTTGTTTTTGAAGGATTTCTTCCTGTTAAAAAGGGCAGACAAACCCGTTTGAAGAAACTTGCTGACGAAGAGCGAACAATCGTCCTTTATGAAAGTCCGCACCGTTTATTAAAAACACTGGAAGAATTCGCCCAGTTTTTTGGAGAAGAAAGACAAGCTTCAGTAAGCAGGGAGCTGACTAAAATGTATGAAGAAACCGTTAGAGGTACACTGGTAGAAATAAAATCACACTTTGAAAACAATATTTTAAAAGGTGAGTTCGTAATTTGTGTGGCAGGTAAAGAAGAAACTAAAAAGGAAAAGCGCTCTTACGAAAAGGATTAA
- the serS gene encoding serine--tRNA ligase, with protein MLQVNYIRENREKVLERLGVRNFKQPELVDEIIKLDEERRQTQTSLDNLSAIANANAKQVGELMRSGKKEEAEAIKAETTSNKEHIKTLSDQLNVVEQHLYNALVQLPNLPGELVPAGATPEENEVVLTHGAPAELHGKALPHWELTTKYDIIDFELGTKITGAGFPVYKGKGARLQRALINFFLDRATDQGYREMQVPLMINEASGFGTGQLPDKEGQMYHSTVDNLFLIPTAEVPVTNLYRDVILKEEELPVKNTAYTPCFRREAGSYGAHVRGLNRLHQFDKVELVQVVHPDKSYEVLEEMSAYVQSLLKDLGLHFRVLRLCGGDMGFTSAMTYDMEVWSAAQQRWLEVSSVSNFESFQTNRLKLRFKGNGGKTQLAHTLNGSALALPRIVAAILENYQTEDGIIIPEVLVKYTGFDRID; from the coding sequence ATGCTGCAAGTTAACTATATCCGCGAAAATAGAGAGAAAGTTTTAGAACGCTTAGGCGTCCGTAATTTCAAACAACCTGAACTGGTTGATGAAATTATCAAATTAGATGAAGAACGCAGACAGACTCAAACTTCGCTGGATAACTTATCCGCAATTGCAAATGCCAATGCTAAACAGGTTGGTGAACTGATGCGAAGTGGTAAAAAAGAGGAAGCCGAAGCAATTAAAGCAGAGACTACTTCTAATAAAGAACATATCAAAACCCTTTCAGATCAATTGAATGTGGTAGAACAGCATTTATACAATGCATTAGTACAACTGCCTAACTTACCTGGTGAACTGGTTCCTGCGGGCGCTACACCAGAGGAGAATGAAGTGGTACTGACGCATGGTGCGCCTGCTGAACTGCATGGAAAAGCTTTGCCACACTGGGAGCTGACTACCAAATATGATATTATAGATTTTGAACTGGGTACTAAAATTACCGGTGCAGGTTTTCCTGTGTACAAAGGTAAAGGAGCCCGTTTACAGCGCGCACTGATTAACTTCTTCCTGGACCGTGCTACCGATCAGGGTTACAGAGAAATGCAGGTGCCTTTGATGATCAACGAAGCTTCAGGTTTCGGAACAGGTCAGCTGCCTGATAAAGAAGGACAGATGTATCATTCTACAGTAGATAACCTTTTTCTGATCCCTACTGCCGAAGTTCCTGTGACTAACCTTTACCGTGACGTCATTTTAAAAGAAGAAGAATTACCTGTTAAAAATACAGCCTATACTCCTTGTTTCCGTCGTGAGGCAGGATCATACGGAGCGCATGTACGTGGCTTAAACAGGTTGCACCAGTTTGATAAAGTGGAATTGGTACAAGTGGTACACCCGGATAAATCTTACGAAGTGCTGGAGGAAATGAGTGCTTATGTACAGTCTTTACTGAAAGATTTAGGCTTACACTTCCGCGTATTGCGTTTATGTGGTGGTGATATGGGCTTTACTTCAGCAATGACGTATGACATGGAAGTATGGAGTGCGGCGCAACAACGCTGGCTGGAAGTTTCTTCTGTTTCTAACTTCGAATCTTTCCAGACTAACCGTTTGAAATTAAGATTCAAAGGAAACGGCGGAAAAACGCAATTGGCGCATACTTTAAATGGTAGTGCTTTAGCTTTACCACGTATTGTCGCTGCTATCCTGGAAAACTATCAAACAGAAGATGGCATTATCATTCCAGAAGTTTTAGTAAAATATACTGGATTCGATCGTATAGATTAA
- a CDS encoding amidohydrolase family protein, which yields MKFTFSLLLLTLALFARSQSGKYDLVISHARVLAVRSGEILNDQTLLIKDGKIVDIINSRKKIVGNKNMDANGRLVTPGFIDTHIHPTDVFGDYENAPEFLAQDSLEYLRHKLSNAYLPYGTTTALILGQPEKWLTPILDWQKHPAPQYTDFYTSGAALISDEERTPYIGHVELENPEKARAKILEYYRLGIKHIKLYYRIRKPEAEAVLKIADSLGMITYGHIGDFGTRHLHIGQALKMGLINYEHLVTLGTGILTEKEYRQFETEFASNYGTADTESKVLEMFMEAFSYIDQHEKHKMEALIDSLAIRHATFSTTIQRMYEQFQPTYFTQPADKLLTEVQLKRCKENFAVLMKYAKLMNDKGIKLRIGTDGINGGKALISELIMMTGYGFSVADVFKIATYNGAEAIGIAGTVGTVEKGKQADLIIWDKSPFENPANFSATRTIIKSGVEYKD from the coding sequence ATGAAATTCACGTTTTCTCTGCTTTTACTAACGCTTGCTTTATTTGCCCGCAGCCAGTCCGGTAAATATGATCTGGTGATCAGCCATGCCCGGGTATTAGCGGTCAGATCGGGAGAGATATTAAATGATCAGACGCTGCTGATTAAAGACGGGAAAATTGTGGATATCATAAACTCCCGGAAGAAAATCGTTGGGAATAAGAACATGGATGCTAATGGCCGGTTAGTTACTCCCGGCTTCATCGATACGCATATACATCCAACAGATGTTTTTGGCGATTATGAAAATGCCCCTGAATTTCTGGCTCAGGACTCCCTGGAGTATCTTCGTCATAAATTATCAAATGCTTATCTGCCTTATGGTACAACAACAGCATTAATATTAGGGCAACCTGAAAAATGGCTCACCCCAATTCTTGACTGGCAAAAGCATCCTGCACCTCAATACACTGACTTTTATACAAGTGGCGCTGCTTTAATCTCCGATGAAGAACGAACTCCCTATATAGGACATGTGGAACTGGAGAATCCGGAGAAAGCAAGGGCTAAAATACTCGAATATTACCGGCTGGGAATTAAACATATCAAATTATACTACCGGATACGAAAACCTGAAGCCGAAGCTGTTTTAAAGATTGCAGATAGTCTTGGAATGATAACTTATGGTCATATAGGAGATTTTGGTACCCGTCACCTGCACATCGGACAAGCTTTAAAAATGGGACTGATTAATTATGAACACCTGGTGACGCTGGGCACTGGTATTCTGACGGAAAAAGAATACAGGCAGTTTGAAACGGAATTTGCCTCGAACTATGGCACGGCCGATACAGAATCCAAGGTACTGGAAATGTTCATGGAGGCATTCAGCTATATAGACCAGCACGAAAAGCATAAAATGGAGGCCTTAATTGATAGTCTTGCAATCCGGCATGCTACTTTTTCAACAACGATACAAAGAATGTACGAACAGTTTCAGCCTACTTACTTTACGCAGCCTGCCGATAAGTTGCTGACCGAAGTGCAGCTTAAGCGCTGCAAAGAAAATTTTGCTGTTTTAATGAAATATGCAAAGTTAATGAATGACAAAGGTATTAAACTGCGTATCGGTACAGATGGGATTAATGGAGGAAAGGCGCTGATCTCTGAACTTATTATGATGACCGGATATGGGTTTTCAGTAGCCGATGTTTTTAAAATAGCTACTTACAACGGGGCAGAAGCCATCGGAATCGCAGGCACAGTGGGTACCGTTGAAAAAGGCAAACAAGCAGATTTAATTATCTGGGATAAAAGTCCGTTTGAAAACCCCGCAAACTTCAGTGCAACAAGAACAATTATAAAAAGTGGCGTTGAATATAAAGACTAA
- a CDS encoding SIMPL domain-containing protein, with product MRKLFVFAFATLMSVSAMAQQVDLRKKITVSGTAETEVTPDIIYLSISLKEYLKDGNSKKKVDITDLENQLYKAIQAAGIPKENLMINSLSSFNTAPEKKKNPDFLVSKQYRLKVTDLNKWNEIIGSVDPKGVAYTNIDSYDYSKIEALKKDLKIKALQAAKTKATYLVEALGNQLGSVIDIQEQGNENFPVYRASGMLMMKSAMAEDAGGSAPEIDFKKIKLSYVMNTVFEIK from the coding sequence ATGAGAAAGTTATTCGTCTTTGCCTTTGCTACCTTAATGAGTGTTAGTGCTATGGCTCAGCAAGTAGATTTACGCAAAAAGATCACCGTTAGCGGAACAGCTGAAACGGAAGTTACCCCGGATATTATTTATTTGAGCATTTCGCTGAAAGAATATCTGAAAGATGGTAACAGCAAGAAAAAAGTGGATATTACGGATTTAGAGAATCAGTTATATAAAGCTATCCAGGCTGCTGGCATTCCTAAAGAGAATTTAATGATCAATAGTTTATCAAGTTTCAATACCGCACCGGAGAAAAAGAAAAATCCTGATTTCTTAGTGAGCAAACAATATCGTTTGAAGGTTACTGACCTGAACAAGTGGAATGAAATCATTGGTTCGGTAGATCCTAAAGGAGTAGCTTATACTAATATTGATAGTTATGATTATTCTAAAATTGAAGCTTTAAAGAAAGATTTGAAAATTAAAGCATTACAGGCTGCTAAAACAAAAGCGACTTACCTGGTTGAAGCTTTAGGTAATCAATTGGGTAGTGTAATTGATATCCAGGAACAGGGTAATGAGAACTTCCCGGTTTACCGTGCAAGTGGAATGTTGATGATGAAATCTGCTATGGCTGAAGATGCTGGCGGCTCTGCACCGGAAATCGATTTCAAGAAGATTAAATTAAGCTATGTAATGAATACCGTTTTCGAAATTAAATAG